One segment of Fuscovulum ytuae DNA contains the following:
- a CDS encoding helix-turn-helix transcriptional regulator: MSFQKAADLLRLAEMATARYSGVNLTDIEETFSVDRRTAQRMTKALEEMFPHCTTQVDDERRKFWKLRADDARLMLAQGIRDSELAAIELSIRRAERDGAVTEVRALSGLRDRLLAAMPGPHARRAEADAEAVLEAHGFASRPGPQVRVTADLMGVIGAALKGPFAMTVVYAGGRDPDRERRLEPHGLLLGTRRYLVAREAGGDGRLQHYRLDRIRSARLEPDSFSRDPDFDLTTHASRAFGSFHADNEYGEVVWRFRPAAAATAQEFLFHPTQQMNVEEDGSLTVRFSASGHLEMAWHLYMWGDAVEVIAPDALRIMVENHRRGDFPAMP; encoded by the coding sequence ATGTCGTTCCAAAAGGCCGCAGATCTTCTTCGCCTCGCCGAAATGGCGACCGCCCGCTATTCGGGCGTCAACCTGACCGATATCGAGGAAACTTTCTCAGTCGACCGCCGCACGGCGCAGCGTATGACGAAGGCGCTGGAAGAGATGTTCCCCCACTGCACCACGCAGGTCGATGACGAGAGGCGCAAGTTCTGGAAGCTGCGCGCAGATGACGCGCGCCTGATGCTGGCTCAGGGTATCCGCGACAGCGAACTCGCCGCGATAGAACTGTCGATCCGGCGCGCTGAACGCGACGGAGCCGTGACCGAGGTGCGCGCCTTGTCCGGCCTGCGCGACCGACTTCTCGCCGCCATGCCCGGCCCCCATGCCCGCCGGGCCGAAGCCGATGCCGAAGCAGTGCTAGAGGCGCACGGCTTCGCCTCGCGCCCCGGCCCGCAGGTTCGGGTGACGGCGGATCTCATGGGGGTGATCGGCGCAGCCCTCAAAGGGCCGTTCGCGATGACCGTCGTCTATGCGGGCGGCCGCGATCCGGACCGCGAAAGGCGGCTGGAACCGCACGGCCTCTTGCTCGGCACACGCCGATACCTCGTCGCCCGTGAGGCAGGCGGTGACGGACGGCTACAGCATTACCGCCTCGACCGCATCCGTTCCGCGCGGCTTGAACCCGACAGCTTTTCCCGCGATCCGGACTTCGATCTCACGACGCACGCTTCGCGTGCTTTCGGCAGCTTCCACGCCGATAATGAATATGGCGAGGTCGTCTGGCGCTTCCGCCCCGCCGCCGCCGCCACCGCACAAGAATTCCTGTTCCATCCGACGCAGCAGATGAACGTGGAAGAGGACGGCAGCCTCACCGTCCGTTTTTCAGCCTCAGGCCACCTCGAAATGGCATGGCATCTCTACATGTGGGGTGACGCGGTAGAGGTCATTGCCCCCGATGCTTTGCGCATAATGGTCGAGAACCACCGCCGTGGTGACTTTCCGGCAATGCCCTAG
- a CDS encoding metallophosphoesterase family protein has product MTVLSFLHSSDLHLGRAFGGYPEGIRNRLREARHGAIGRLAAAARAGGANLVLLAGDTFDAETPAPETLRQALRAMGEESDLTWVLLPGNHDSLAASELWRRIALDAPPNLRAITSAEPFELVKGHWLLPAPCTQRRPGRDLTEALSAPTPDGSRRIGLAHGAITDFSGEEGTLGIIPPDRAARSGLDYLALGDWHGQMSVGAATWYSGTPEPDGFKHDVPGSALLVRLAGGPPQVVPVEVGHFRWKRASLDLLPGDDAAARLVSALPSTRARDHLVRVTVTGRLPLAARAALEAELNGRAPDFGWFSADLSGLAVEAIPEDLDQIDRAGALRQAAEALMAEAEDATLPQSDRNTASAALSMLYALTQGIRA; this is encoded by the coding sequence ATGACGGTTCTCTCATTTCTCCATTCCTCTGACCTTCATCTGGGCCGCGCCTTCGGCGGCTATCCGGAGGGTATCCGCAATCGTCTTCGTGAAGCGCGCCACGGGGCGATCGGGCGGCTGGCGGCGGCTGCACGGGCCGGAGGAGCCAATCTCGTTTTGCTGGCTGGCGACACCTTTGACGCCGAAACCCCTGCGCCGGAGACGCTAAGGCAGGCTTTGCGCGCCATGGGGGAGGAAAGCGATCTTACATGGGTGCTGCTGCCGGGAAATCATGACAGTCTGGCGGCATCGGAACTGTGGCGTCGGATCGCGCTGGATGCGCCACCGAACCTGCGGGCGATAACTTCGGCCGAGCCGTTCGAACTGGTCAAAGGCCACTGGCTTTTACCCGCGCCCTGCACGCAGCGCCGACCGGGGCGCGATCTGACCGAGGCCCTTTCGGCGCCGACACCGGATGGCTCGCGCCGCATCGGGCTTGCGCATGGCGCGATCACCGATTTTTCGGGCGAGGAAGGCACGCTCGGGATCATTCCGCCGGACCGGGCGGCGCGGTCGGGTCTGGACTACCTCGCCTTGGGAGACTGGCACGGACAGATGTCCGTCGGCGCCGCGACATGGTATTCCGGAACACCCGAACCAGATGGGTTCAAGCACGATGTCCCGGGATCGGCACTCCTCGTGAGGCTGGCCGGAGGACCGCCGCAGGTCGTTCCCGTCGAGGTCGGCCATTTTCGCTGGAAGCGCGCCTCGCTGGACCTGCTGCCCGGTGACGATGCAGCGGCGCGACTGGTTTCCGCTCTGCCCTCCACAAGGGCGCGCGATCACCTTGTCCGGGTCACGGTGACCGGACGCCTGCCGCTTGCGGCGCGCGCAGCACTCGAGGCGGAGCTGAATGGTCGTGCGCCCGACTTCGGGTGGTTTTCGGCCGATCTTTCGGGATTGGCCGTCGAGGCGATCCCCGAAGATTTGGACCAGATCGACCGAGCCGGGGCGCTGCGTCAGGCGGCCGAGGCGCTCATGGCCGAGGCGGAAGATGCAACCTTGCCGCAATCCGACCGGAACACGGCGTCGGCTGCGCTGTCCATGCTTTACGCACTGACTCAAGGGATCCGGGCATGA
- a CDS encoding AAA family ATPase, with protein MRLRSIELTNVRRFAGQRARLNGIGDGITVLSEPNEFGKSTFFDALHALFFERHNSRNAAIKALQPHAGGSPEVVVEVDLPEGRFRIAKRWLAKPQAQVMDSAGRLIVQADEAEAWIDRLMGGGLAGPSGLLWVRQGLLGLEPEGNTAEERRARESGLVARRDLLSSVAGEIDMMTGGRRMDAVLDRVSESLSRLATNTGRAKAGGEWARVIEEATALAEEEALLRPRAEKLSGDLARRGEVQRLLTRLSDPAEAAARKQAKAEAESALAAALAHQGEVQKAETALRLARLDAERVQQDIGATEALAARLKQAEEQLCRADEAAQASRSRADDLVAKERAASEVAEAAAARTGGLRERLARASRAHAAKLAQVRATETKRRLDRASEVQAALDRGRMERARLHVTAKQIEAAEAAQARLDLARARAETQAITIEARPEGAAQATVEGQPLPAGPQPVLKVTDLVLPGFGALRIDPGSGRTADGLEAVKQAEKSLTDLLRDLQAASVAEARSSWSEAQRLDAEIRQAVALLAELAPDGLDPLRSAVASALAEAEGASEDAEDHPILQEQVAEAERDEAAANAAARIAQRLAIEAGEARAASEAGRTAAVRLLEAVQTEAGDAGALEAKVAALRERLPPLIAACGTAEQALHSLRADAPDLATVEARVARARGAVDQAAREEASAREELASLNATISALAEEGIEERLAVLAGARAEIEARAARYEAEVRALTRLKRALEDARTKARDAYFGPVLRELQPLLSILSPGAHLTIDDGSLLPATLTRNGQEEPLAILSGGTREQVAILTRLAFARLFAASGRPVPVILDDALVHSDDDRIEAMFDALHRTAKDQQILVLTCRQRAFSALGGNKGVVAVEAC; from the coding sequence ATGAGGCTGCGTTCGATCGAATTGACCAATGTCCGCCGGTTTGCCGGACAGCGCGCAAGACTGAACGGGATTGGCGACGGGATCACGGTGCTGTCCGAACCGAACGAATTCGGCAAGTCGACGTTCTTCGATGCGCTCCATGCGCTGTTCTTCGAGCGGCACAACAGCAGAAACGCCGCGATAAAGGCACTTCAGCCTCATGCCGGCGGTAGCCCAGAAGTCGTGGTTGAGGTGGACTTGCCGGAAGGTCGGTTCCGGATCGCCAAACGCTGGCTTGCCAAGCCGCAGGCGCAGGTCATGGACTCCGCAGGGCGGTTGATCGTGCAGGCGGATGAAGCAGAGGCATGGATCGACCGCCTGATGGGCGGTGGATTGGCTGGACCATCCGGCCTTCTGTGGGTTCGTCAGGGTCTGCTGGGACTGGAACCGGAAGGAAACACGGCAGAGGAAAGGCGCGCGCGGGAAAGCGGTCTTGTTGCCCGACGCGACCTACTTTCTTCGGTCGCGGGCGAAATCGACATGATGACAGGCGGGCGCCGGATGGATGCCGTGCTGGACAGGGTATCCGAGTCGCTTTCTCGGCTGGCCACGAATACGGGCCGTGCAAAGGCGGGCGGAGAGTGGGCGCGCGTCATTGAGGAGGCGACAGCGCTGGCTGAAGAGGAAGCTCTGCTTCGACCTCGGGCGGAGAAGCTTTCGGGCGATCTGGCACGTCGGGGCGAAGTCCAGCGGCTGCTGACCCGTCTGTCCGATCCGGCGGAGGCGGCCGCACGCAAGCAGGCAAAGGCCGAGGCAGAATCTGCGCTGGCGGCGGCCCTCGCGCATCAGGGCGAGGTGCAGAAGGCCGAAACGGCCCTCCGGCTGGCGCGCCTTGATGCCGAACGCGTGCAACAGGATATTGGCGCGACGGAGGCTCTGGCCGCGCGTCTGAAGCAGGCCGAGGAACAACTTTGTCGTGCGGATGAAGCGGCCCAAGCGTCCAGAAGCCGTGCTGATGACCTCGTGGCGAAGGAAAGGGCGGCGTCAGAGGTTGCCGAAGCCGCAGCAGCCCGGACTGGCGGGCTGCGGGAGCGTCTGGCTCGGGCGAGCCGGGCGCATGCTGCGAAACTCGCGCAGGTTCGGGCAACAGAGACGAAGCGCCGTCTCGACCGCGCATCCGAGGTCCAGGCGGCGCTGGACAGGGGCCGCATGGAGCGGGCCCGTCTTCATGTGACGGCCAAGCAGATCGAGGCGGCCGAGGCGGCGCAGGCGCGGCTGGACCTGGCCCGCGCGCGAGCCGAAACGCAGGCCATCACCATCGAGGCGCGACCGGAGGGCGCAGCACAGGCCACGGTCGAAGGCCAACCTCTGCCGGCCGGGCCGCAGCCCGTTCTGAAGGTGACCGATCTCGTGCTGCCCGGTTTTGGCGCCTTGCGGATCGATCCGGGATCGGGCCGCACGGCAGACGGATTGGAGGCCGTTAAACAGGCCGAGAAATCCCTGACCGACCTTTTGCGCGATTTGCAGGCCGCGTCCGTTGCAGAAGCCCGTTCAAGTTGGAGCGAGGCGCAACGGCTCGATGCCGAAATCAGGCAGGCGGTGGCGCTGCTGGCCGAATTGGCCCCGGATGGGCTTGATCCCCTTCGATCCGCCGTGGCGAGCGCCCTAGCCGAAGCCGAAGGCGCATCGGAAGACGCGGAAGACCACCCGATCCTGCAGGAGCAGGTCGCGGAGGCAGAAAGGGACGAGGCGGCTGCGAACGCGGCTGCCCGGATCGCGCAACGGCTGGCCATCGAGGCTGGCGAAGCACGGGCGGCCTCGGAGGCCGGTCGCACCGCGGCCGTGCGGTTGCTTGAAGCCGTTCAGACCGAGGCAGGGGATGCGGGCGCGTTGGAGGCGAAGGTCGCGGCCCTGCGCGAACGCCTTCCCCCATTGATAGCGGCTTGTGGGACAGCAGAGCAGGCGCTGCACTCTCTGCGGGCCGATGCGCCCGACCTTGCCACTGTCGAGGCGCGCGTCGCGAGGGCAAGGGGGGCTGTCGATCAGGCTGCGCGCGAAGAGGCCAGCGCCCGGGAGGAGTTGGCCAGCCTGAACGCAACCATCTCGGCCTTGGCAGAGGAAGGGATCGAAGAGCGTCTGGCCGTGTTGGCGGGCGCCCGCGCAGAGATCGAGGCCCGCGCAGCGCGCTATGAGGCGGAAGTCAGGGCGCTGACCCGCCTCAAGCGCGCGCTGGAGGACGCAAGGACGAAGGCACGCGACGCCTATTTCGGTCCTGTCCTGCGTGAGTTGCAGCCGCTCTTGTCGATCCTGTCACCCGGCGCGCACCTGACCATCGATGACGGAAGCCTGTTGCCGGCGACGCTGACGCGAAACGGACAGGAAGAACCGCTGGCGATACTGTCCGGAGGCACGCGCGAGCAGGTGGCAATCCTGACCCGACTTGCCTTCGCACGGCTCTTCGCGGCGTCGGGCAGGCCGGTGCCGGTGATCCTCGACGACGCGCTGGTCCATTCCGATGATGACAGGATCGAAGCCATGTTCGACGCGCTGCATCGGACGGCAAAGGATCAGCAGATCCTCGTTCTGACCTGTCGGCAGAGGGCCTTTTCGGCGCTGGGCGGGAACAAGGGGGTTGTTGCGGTGGAGGCTTGCTGA
- a CDS encoding substrate-binding domain-containing protein, with translation MTISGLGPHGERAAPPERVSLLPDDRTAAKSAGWRVAVVLHTLESDWAKQQLAGMMGIFGDCGAAVIDVVDCAFSPEMQVAELDRLISQRPDAILSLPVANEQVAAAHRRVSEAGITLVLLDNAPTGLLPGKDYTALVSSDNFGLGKIAAAGLSPHIPDGAKVGVLGFAADFFATNEREIAFNKWLQVNRPDILPRIHRFARIEDAATAADDLLSANPDLAGLFVVWDTPALAAATRLAERGATMAMATVDLGEAAAIALAQGDSFCCIAAQQPFLQGIAAAQTVILCLLGRPVPAWIALPGIGVTRDNVVESFQTIWRQPAPREVLRMMGLSRGK, from the coding sequence ATGACGATATCCGGCCTCGGCCCGCACGGTGAACGCGCCGCCCCGCCCGAACGGGTCAGCCTGCTGCCAGACGACCGCACCGCTGCCAAGTCTGCCGGGTGGCGCGTTGCTGTGGTTCTGCACACTTTGGAGAGCGACTGGGCCAAGCAGCAACTGGCCGGCATGATGGGCATCTTCGGTGATTGTGGCGCGGCAGTGATCGATGTTGTCGACTGCGCCTTTTCCCCCGAGATGCAGGTGGCCGAACTCGACCGGCTGATCTCTCAACGCCCCGACGCGATCCTTTCGCTGCCCGTGGCGAATGAACAGGTTGCCGCCGCGCATCGTCGCGTCTCCGAGGCGGGCATAACGCTGGTCCTGTTGGACAACGCGCCGACCGGCCTTTTGCCGGGCAAGGACTACACGGCGCTGGTGTCGTCGGACAATTTCGGTCTGGGCAAGATCGCGGCCGCCGGACTTTCTCCCCACATCCCCGACGGTGCGAAAGTTGGCGTCCTCGGCTTCGCCGCCGACTTCTTCGCCACGAACGAGCGCGAGATCGCCTTCAACAAGTGGCTTCAGGTAAACCGCCCCGACATCCTACCGCGCATCCACCGCTTCGCGCGGATCGAGGACGCCGCCACAGCCGCCGATGATCTTCTGTCAGCAAACCCCGATCTGGCGGGGCTATTCGTCGTCTGGGACACGCCAGCCCTTGCCGCCGCGACCCGCCTTGCAGAACGCGGCGCAACGATGGCCATGGCAACCGTGGACCTTGGAGAGGCCGCTGCCATCGCCCTCGCACAAGGCGACTCTTTCTGCTGCATCGCCGCCCAACAACCTTTCCTGCAAGGGATCGCAGCCGCGCAGACCGTGATCCTGTGCCTTCTGGGTCGCCCGGTTCCCGCCTGGATCGCCCTGCCCGGCATTGGTGTCACGCGGGACAACGTCGTGGAAAGCTTCCAGACAATCTGGCGGCAACCGGCCCCGCGCGAAGTGCTTCGCATGATGGGCCTGTCACGCGGCAAATGA
- a CDS encoding ROK family protein: protein MNGRSPALIPFETHKDAALPLNGSDLSESSRPRGKGRPRTVETAAPSLVELLNLVRTGAANTRQELERQSEFGRAVVADRLTMLGDLGLVDESELGAATGGRAPRLVRFAARRAAILVATLDQTAIGVGVADLSGKLLTEHHEAADLTAPPAELSERLTALFRWSMERHAPQGSIWGISLSVPGAVQGATEGDFLTATPPVLPAWEGFPLVETLSRDFGVPVWMRSSVETMTMGELHAGAGIGARSMLFLKVGRRIGAGIVCDGQLYRGAHGAAGLIGSLPVNSGGRSGPLDTLAGSDMIQREGLSAAQDGRSPMLADIQRRGGEITAIEVSQAAQIGDPASVAILTESGHLIGQVVATLANALNPELIVLSGSIVQTNDILLAALREAVYGSSHPFVTRDLRIIRSQMGSSAGLVGAARVASEQLFAPAFLKEWVMQGSPLAHPAFTALKDRFSQTASPPPPPRARTGQELPR, encoded by the coding sequence TTGAACGGCAGAAGTCCCGCCCTTATCCCTTTCGAAACCCATAAGGACGCAGCCTTGCCCCTGAACGGATCTGACCTTTCCGAATCGTCCCGCCCCCGCGGCAAGGGACGACCGCGCACGGTGGAAACCGCTGCGCCTTCGCTGGTCGAACTTCTGAACCTTGTCCGCACGGGTGCCGCAAACACGCGTCAGGAATTGGAACGGCAGAGCGAATTCGGCCGCGCCGTGGTGGCGGATCGGCTGACGATGCTGGGCGATCTGGGACTGGTGGACGAAAGCGAGCTTGGCGCCGCCACGGGGGGGCGCGCCCCGCGTCTGGTGCGCTTTGCCGCGCGACGCGCGGCGATCCTTGTGGCCACGCTCGACCAGACCGCGATCGGTGTGGGTGTGGCTGACCTTTCCGGCAAACTCCTGACCGAACATCACGAAGCCGCCGACCTGACCGCCCCGCCCGCCGAACTGTCCGAACGTCTGACAGCACTTTTCCGCTGGTCGATGGAACGTCATGCGCCACAGGGCAGCATCTGGGGCATCTCCCTCTCCGTCCCCGGTGCCGTGCAGGGCGCGACGGAGGGTGACTTCCTGACCGCCACCCCGCCGGTCCTTCCTGCATGGGAAGGATTCCCGCTGGTCGAAACGCTGTCCCGCGATTTCGGCGTGCCGGTCTGGATGCGGTCGAGCGTCGAGACCATGACGATGGGCGAATTGCACGCAGGCGCGGGCATAGGCGCGCGCAGCATGCTGTTCCTGAAGGTAGGCCGCCGCATCGGAGCGGGCATCGTATGCGACGGCCAGCTCTACCGTGGCGCGCATGGTGCGGCAGGTCTGATCGGATCCCTTCCCGTCAACTCGGGCGGACGGAGCGGCCCCCTCGACACCCTCGCAGGATCGGACATGATCCAGCGCGAGGGTCTTTCCGCTGCGCAGGACGGGCGCAGTCCCATGCTGGCCGACATCCAGCGCCGCGGGGGAGAGATCACGGCCATCGAAGTCTCGCAGGCCGCGCAGATCGGCGATCCTGCTTCGGTTGCGATCCTGACGGAGTCGGGCCACCTGATCGGTCAGGTTGTGGCGACGCTGGCCAATGCGCTGAACCCGGAACTGATTGTGCTGTCGGGCTCCATCGTGCAGACGAATGACATCCTCCTCGCAGCCCTGCGCGAGGCGGTCTATGGCTCTTCGCATCCCTTCGTCACGCGCGACCTGCGGATCATACGTTCGCAGATGGGCAGTTCGGCTGGCTTGGTCGGTGCGGCCCGCGTGGCATCGGAACAGCTTTTCGCGCCGGCGTTCTTGAAGGAATGGGTAATGCAGGGCAGCCCACTCGCCCATCCTGCCTTCACCGCCCTGAAGGATCGGTTTTCGCAAACCGCATCGCCCCCTCCGCCGCCAAGGGCGCGGACCGGACAGGAGCTTCCGAGATGA